The following coding sequences lie in one Spinacia oleracea cultivar Varoflay chromosome 1, BTI_SOV_V1, whole genome shotgun sequence genomic window:
- the LOC110806069 gene encoding uncharacterized protein, translating into MRKMVSLRLTSLILAGFLLLHALRNSLADAHQAKVANTLSKKNHVFAREEVVDAKNQISKAKAKAKAKAKAKAVPIGGRKMMISREDDQMVTENPTPMLSASGNDQERNAMKIAASSLRLHDGSHNQDKEKAFRNLGSLKPKLNKAKITQDYDTRAKTDEESKRLVDAANEIMKLMHKDYGGWKKPKGRPPINNHSPKH; encoded by the exons atgagaaAGATGGTTTCATTAAGGTTAACAAGCTTAATTTTGGCTGGTTTTCTTCTTTTACATGCCCTAAGAAACTCCTTAGCTGATGCTCATCAAG CTAAGGTAGCAAACACCCTATCGAAGAAAAACCATGTATTTGCAAGAGAA GAAGTTGTTGATgcaaaaaatcaaatttcaaaggcAAAGGCAAAGGCAAAGGCAAAGGCAAAGGCAAAGGCGGTACCTATAGGAGGAAGGAAAATGATGATTAGTCGCGAGGATGATCAAATGGTGACAGAGAATCCAACTCCAATGCTCTCAGCCTCAG GAAATGATCAAGAGAGAAATGCTATGAAGATCGCCGCCTCTTCTTTAAGATTGCATGATGGGTCACACAATCAG GATAAAGAGAAGGCTTTTCGCAACCTCGGAAGCTTAAAGCCAAAACTTAACAAGGCAAAAATCACTCAAGACTATGATACAAGGGCTAAAACAGACGAAGAATCAAAGCGACTTGTAGACGCAGCTAATGAGATAATGAAGCTAATGCATAAAGATTATGGTGGATGGAAGAAACCTAAGGGGAGGCCACCCATTAACAACCATAGTCCTAAAcactaa